From a single Pseudomonas sp. A34-9 genomic region:
- a CDS encoding L,D-transpeptidase family protein: MLPRFPAVTRCLSLAALCVAGPVAALEFPLPPPGEDIIGQVQVIKAKYEDTFADLGTKYDLGYSEMVAANPGVDAWLPGAGTEIVLPTRFILPPGPREGIVINLAEYRLYYFPKGRNVVYTFPLGIGREGWGSPIAHTSITAKTPNPTWTPPASIKAEHAADGDPLPNVVPAGPDNPLGPFKFTLGTPGYLIHGSNKKFGIGMRTSHGCFRMFNNNVLEMASMVPVGTSVRILNDAYKFGSSGGKVYLEAHTPIDDKGNPSVVDKHTAVINAMLKREDVTSNLRVNWDVVRDVVAAEDGLPTEIGTPNTSAPMVSNTPIDLQQ, from the coding sequence ATGTTGCCGCGCTTTCCTGCCGTCACCCGCTGCCTGTCACTTGCCGCCCTGTGTGTGGCCGGTCCCGTTGCTGCATTGGAGTTTCCCCTGCCACCACCCGGTGAAGACATCATCGGTCAGGTGCAGGTGATCAAAGCCAAGTACGAAGACACCTTCGCCGATCTGGGCACGAAGTACGATCTGGGTTACTCGGAAATGGTTGCGGCCAACCCGGGCGTCGATGCCTGGTTGCCGGGCGCCGGCACCGAAATCGTCTTGCCGACCCGTTTCATTCTGCCGCCGGGCCCGCGTGAAGGCATCGTCATCAACCTTGCCGAATACCGCCTCTACTATTTCCCGAAAGGCCGCAACGTGGTGTACACGTTCCCGCTGGGTATCGGTCGTGAGGGCTGGGGTTCGCCGATTGCGCATACCTCGATCACCGCCAAGACGCCAAACCCGACCTGGACACCTCCGGCGTCGATCAAGGCTGAGCACGCTGCTGATGGCGACCCGCTGCCAAACGTCGTGCCGGCAGGCCCGGACAATCCGCTGGGTCCGTTCAAGTTCACCCTCGGCACGCCGGGTTACTTGATCCACGGTTCGAACAAGAAATTCGGTATCGGCATGCGCACCAGCCACGGCTGCTTCCGTATGTTCAACAACAACGTGCTGGAAATGGCCAGCATGGTCCCGGTAGGCACGTCGGTGCGCATCCTCAACGATGCCTACAAGTTCGGCAGCAGTGGCGGCAAGGTCTATCTGGAAGCGCACACGCCGATCGACGACAAGGGCAACCCGTCGGTGGTCGACAAGCACACGGCCGTGATCAATGCGATGCTCAAGCGTGAAGACGTCACCAGCAACCTGCGCGTGAACTGGGATGTGGTGCGTGATGTGGTCGCAGCTGAAGATGGTCTGCCAACTGAAATCGGCACGCCGAATACCTCGGCGCCGATGGTCTCGAACACACCGATCGACTTGCAGCAGTAA
- a CDS encoding arylesterase — protein sequence MRVWFLSAGLALMCMAQNAAAGTVLIVGDSISAGFGLDTRLGWVSLLEQRLKQEGFDDKVVNASISGDTSAGGQARLPALLAEHKPELVILELGGNDGLRGMPPTQLQQNLASMIDSSRQSGAKVLLLGMQLPPNYGKRYTDAFAEVYGKLADDKKIPLVPFFLDGVGGHPDLMQADGLHPAAGAQGKLLENVWPTLKPLL from the coding sequence ATGCGTGTGTGGTTTTTGAGTGCTGGCCTGGCCTTGATGTGCATGGCCCAGAACGCAGCGGCGGGTACTGTCCTGATCGTTGGCGATAGTATCAGCGCCGGTTTCGGACTGGATACCCGCTTGGGGTGGGTGTCGTTGCTCGAGCAACGGCTCAAACAGGAGGGTTTCGACGACAAAGTGGTCAATGCCTCGATCAGCGGCGACACCAGTGCCGGAGGCCAGGCGCGGCTGCCGGCGCTGCTTGCAGAGCATAAGCCGGAGCTGGTGATCCTCGAGCTGGGCGGCAACGATGGCTTGCGCGGAATGCCGCCAACTCAATTGCAACAAAATCTTGCCTCGATGATCGACAGCTCCCGCCAGAGCGGAGCCAAGGTGCTGCTGCTCGGCATGCAACTGCCGCCCAACTACGGCAAGCGTTACACCGATGCCTTCGCCGAGGTCTACGGCAAACTCGCCGACGATAAAAAGATCCCGCTGGTGCCGTTTTTCCTCGACGGCGTGGGCGGTCATCCGGACTTGATGCAGGCCGATGGTCTGCACCCGGCGGCCGGGGCTCAGGGCAAGTTGCTGGAAAATGTCTGGCCGACGCTAAAACCGCTGTTATGA
- a CDS encoding ABC transporter ATP-binding protein: MGASILTAKNLSKVVPSAEGELTILHELSLELNKGDSLAIVGASGSGKSTLLGLLAGLDLPSSGEVILAGQGLSNLDEDQRARIRAEHVGFVFQSFQLLDSLNALENVMLPLELDGRKDARERATELLQRVGLGQRLTHSPRQLSGGEQQRVAIARAFAAEPDVLFADEPTGNLDSHTGERISDLLFELNKERGTTLVLVTHDERLAHRCRRLIRLEAGLLVAPLEP, from the coding sequence ATGGGCGCAAGCATTCTCACCGCGAAGAACCTCAGCAAAGTGGTTCCCAGCGCGGAAGGTGAACTGACTATCCTGCACGAACTCAGCCTGGAACTGAACAAGGGCGACAGCCTGGCCATCGTCGGCGCATCCGGTTCGGGCAAATCCACCCTCCTCGGCCTGCTCGCCGGCCTCGACCTGCCGAGCAGTGGCGAAGTCATCCTCGCCGGGCAAGGCTTGAGCAATCTTGATGAAGACCAGCGTGCACGCATTCGTGCCGAGCATGTCGGTTTCGTCTTTCAATCGTTTCAACTGTTAGACAGCCTCAATGCGCTGGAAAACGTCATGCTGCCGCTGGAACTTGATGGCCGCAAAGACGCCCGCGAGCGGGCGACCGAACTGCTCCAGCGTGTCGGTCTTGGCCAGCGCCTGACGCACTCGCCGCGCCAACTCTCCGGTGGTGAGCAACAACGTGTGGCCATTGCCCGCGCCTTCGCTGCCGAGCCGGACGTGCTGTTCGCCGACGAACCCACCGGCAACCTCGACAGCCACACCGGTGAGCGCATCAGCGACTTGCTCTTCGAATTGAACAAGGAACGCGGCACCACCCTGGTGCTGGTGACCCACGACGAACGCCTGGCCCATCGCTGCCGGCGCCTGATCCGACTTGAAGCCGGGCTGTTGGTCGCCCCTCTGGAGCCTTGA
- a CDS encoding ABC transporter permease: MARLPLLRLFSLAIRQLLRDARAGELRVLFFALVVAVAASTAIGYFGARLNGAMMLRATEFLGADLVLEGSSPAREEQIRSGTELRLNHAQVVEFSSVIATDNGIQLSSIKAVDRAYPLRGELKSAPAPFAAEESGGEPQPGEAWVEARLLTALDLKIGDSIDVGMKTLKLTRVLTYEPDRAGNFYSLTPRVMINLDDLAATGVVQPGSRVSYRELWRGEPQALETYRQLIKPGLAANQRIQDARDGNRQIGGALGKAERYLNMASLVAVLLAGVAVALSANRFASRRFDASALLRCLGLSRRETMVLFSLQLTVLGLLAALSGALLGWLAQLGLFALLHDLLPSDVPPGGLFPAIAGIGTGLVALAGFALPPLAALGRVPPLRVLRRDMLPIPSSTWMIYGAALGALGLIMWRLSLDLLLTFALLGGGVVAALLLGGLLLLLLQSLRRMLARASLPWRLGLGQLLRHPLAAAGQSLAFGLILLSMALIALLRGELLDTWQNQLPKNAPNYFALNILPADKQAFTDHLIKVSAQAAPLYPVVPGRLISINDEAVQQIVSKDSAGDRAVQRDLSLTWAADLPAGNKLTAGEWWKDQPTDDVPGVSVEGKVAESLKLKLGDHMVFSVGGVNREAKVTSLREINWDNFQPNFFMIFQPGTLKDLPATYLTSFYLAPGHDQQIVELSRTFPAVTILQVEALLEQLRSILAQVTLAVEYVLLFVLAAGMAVLFSGLQATLDERIRQGALLRALGAERKLLVKARRIEFGLLGAVSGLLAAIGSEVVSLVLYRYAFDLPWHPHPWLLLLPLIGAALIGGAGVFGTRRALNASPLTVLREG; the protein is encoded by the coding sequence ATGGCACGTTTGCCGCTGTTGCGTCTGTTCAGCCTCGCCATTCGCCAACTGCTGCGCGACGCCCGCGCCGGGGAATTGCGGGTGTTGTTCTTCGCATTGGTCGTGGCGGTGGCGGCGAGCACCGCCATCGGCTATTTTGGCGCCCGCCTCAACGGCGCGATGATGCTGCGCGCCACCGAATTTCTCGGTGCCGATCTGGTGCTGGAGGGCAGTTCGCCGGCTCGCGAGGAGCAGATCCGAAGCGGCACCGAGCTGCGCCTGAATCATGCGCAAGTGGTGGAGTTCTCCAGCGTCATCGCCACGGACAACGGCATTCAGTTGTCGAGTATCAAAGCCGTCGACCGCGCCTATCCGTTGCGCGGTGAACTGAAGAGTGCGCCCGCCCCATTCGCTGCCGAAGAATCCGGCGGCGAACCGCAACCCGGCGAAGCCTGGGTCGAAGCACGCCTGCTCACCGCACTGGATCTGAAGATCGGCGACAGCATCGATGTCGGCATGAAGACACTGAAACTGACCCGCGTGCTGACCTACGAACCGGATCGCGCCGGCAACTTCTACAGCCTCACGCCACGGGTGATGATCAACCTCGATGACCTCGCCGCCACCGGTGTCGTGCAACCCGGCAGCCGCGTGAGCTACCGCGAACTGTGGCGCGGTGAACCGCAGGCGCTGGAAACCTATCGGCAATTGATCAAACCCGGACTCGCGGCGAACCAGCGGATTCAGGATGCCCGCGATGGCAACCGGCAGATTGGCGGGGCGCTGGGCAAGGCCGAGCGTTATCTGAACATGGCCAGTCTGGTCGCCGTGCTGCTGGCCGGGGTGGCGGTGGCGTTGTCGGCTAACCGTTTTGCCAGTCGCCGTTTTGATGCCAGTGCCTTGCTGCGCTGCCTTGGATTGTCGCGCCGGGAAACCATGGTGCTGTTCAGCTTGCAGTTGACCGTGCTTGGTTTGCTTGCTGCTCTTAGCGGTGCCCTGCTCGGCTGGTTGGCGCAACTGGGCCTGTTTGCGCTGCTGCATGATTTGTTGCCAAGCGACGTGCCACCGGGCGGGCTGTTTCCAGCGATCGCCGGGATCGGCACCGGGCTGGTGGCGTTGGCCGGTTTCGCCTTGCCGCCACTCGCTGCGCTAGGTCGCGTGCCGCCACTGCGCGTGCTGCGCCGCGATATGCTGCCGATTCCGTCGAGTACGTGGATGATTTACGGCGCAGCCTTGGGTGCGCTCGGCCTGATCATGTGGCGCCTGAGTCTGGATCTGCTGCTGACCTTCGCCCTGCTCGGCGGTGGCGTGGTCGCCGCGTTGCTATTGGGCGGCTTGCTGCTGTTGCTCCTGCAAAGCCTGCGGCGGATGCTCGCCCGTGCTTCGCTGCCATGGCGATTGGGCTTGGGTCAGTTGCTGCGCCATCCGTTGGCAGCGGCTGGTCAATCGCTGGCGTTCGGCTTGATTCTGTTGTCGATGGCCTTGATCGCCCTGCTGCGTGGCGAACTGCTCGATACCTGGCAAAACCAGCTACCGAAAAACGCGCCGAACTACTTCGCCCTGAACATTCTTCCGGCAGATAAACAAGCGTTCACCGATCACCTGATCAAAGTGTCTGCGCAAGCCGCGCCACTGTATCCGGTAGTGCCGGGGCGCCTGATCAGCATCAACGACGAAGCCGTGCAGCAGATCGTCAGCAAAGATTCGGCCGGTGACCGCGCTGTGCAGCGTGACTTGAGCCTGACCTGGGCGGCGGATTTGCCTGCGGGCAACAAGCTCACTGCCGGCGAATGGTGGAAAGATCAGCCGACCGACGATGTTCCCGGGGTCTCGGTGGAAGGCAAAGTCGCCGAAAGCCTCAAGCTCAAACTCGGCGATCACATGGTGTTCAGCGTCGGCGGCGTCAACCGCGAAGCGAAAGTCACCAGCCTGCGCGAGATCAACTGGGACAACTTCCAGCCGAACTTCTTCATGATCTTCCAGCCCGGCACATTGAAGGATCTCCCCGCGACCTACTTGACCAGTTTCTATCTGGCCCCGGGTCATGATCAGCAGATCGTCGAACTGTCACGGACCTTCCCGGCGGTGACCATTCTTCAGGTCGAAGCGCTGCTGGAACAACTGCGCAGCATCCTCGCCCAAGTCACTTTGGCCGTAGAGTATGTGTTGTTGTTTGTTTTGGCGGCGGGAATGGCCGTGCTGTTTTCCGGATTGCAGGCAACGCTGGATGAGCGCATTCGCCAGGGTGCGCTGCTGCGTGCCTTGGGGGCCGAGCGCAAGTTGCTGGTCAAGGCACGACGCATCGAGTTCGGCCTGCTAGGTGCGGTCAGCGGTTTGCTCGCAGCCATCGGTTCGGAAGTGGTGAGCCTGGTGTTGTATCGCTACGCGTTCGATCTGCCGTGGCACCCGCATCCGTGGCTGTTGCTACTGCCATTGATTGGCGCGGCGCTGATTGGGGGGGCCGGCGTGTTCGGTACGCGTCGGGCGCTCAACGCAAGTCCACTGACAGTGTTGCGTGAGGGTTGA
- the greB gene encoding transcription elongation factor GreB encodes MSRYRPPRTAGTALITPEGEARMRAEFHELWHVRRPQVTQSVSEAAAQGDRSENAEYTYGKKMLREIDSRVRFLTKRLEALKVVSEKPSDPNKVYFGAWVTIEDEDGKQSRYRIVGPDELDLKLGLISIDSPLARALIGKALDAEVRVQTPTGEQFVYIVAIEYL; translated from the coding sequence ATGAGCCGTTATCGCCCTCCCCGCACCGCCGGCACCGCGCTGATCACCCCTGAAGGTGAAGCGCGGATGCGTGCTGAATTCCATGAGTTGTGGCATGTGCGCCGCCCGCAGGTGACGCAATCGGTCAGCGAGGCGGCGGCGCAGGGCGATCGCTCGGAAAACGCCGAGTACACCTACGGCAAGAAGATGCTGCGCGAGATCGACAGTCGCGTGCGCTTTCTCACCAAACGTCTGGAAGCGTTGAAAGTCGTCAGTGAAAAGCCCAGTGATCCGAACAAGGTCTACTTCGGCGCCTGGGTGACCATCGAAGACGAAGACGGCAAGCAATCGCGCTACCGCATCGTCGGCCCGGATGAACTTGACCTGAAACTGGGCCTGATCAGCATCGACTCGCCATTGGCCCGCGCCTTGATCGGCAAGGCGCTGGATGCCGAAGTGCGAGTGCAGACGCCAACCGGCGAGCAATTCGTCTATATCGTGGCGATCGAATACCTTTAA
- a CDS encoding DoxX family protein, with protein sequence MNSLINKVLFTRAGYGLTILRIAVGVIFAAHGSQKLFGLFGGYGLAGTAQYMDSLGLHPGYVMATLAGGTEFFAGLALIIGLLVRPAALGLTFLSLVAIFTVHISNGLFMANNGYEFALALLGGSLAVLIEGAGKLSVDRAIAG encoded by the coding sequence ATGAACTCTCTGATCAACAAAGTACTGTTCACCCGCGCCGGCTACGGTCTGACCATTCTGCGCATTGCTGTCGGCGTGATCTTCGCCGCTCACGGCTCGCAAAAACTCTTCGGCCTGTTCGGTGGGTATGGTCTGGCGGGCACCGCGCAGTACATGGACAGCCTCGGTCTGCACCCGGGCTACGTGATGGCGACGCTGGCGGGCGGTACTGAGTTCTTCGCGGGCCTGGCCTTGATCATCGGTCTGCTGGTACGTCCGGCAGCATTGGGTCTGACCTTCCTGTCGCTGGTGGCGATCTTCACCGTACACATCAGCAACGGTCTGTTTATGGCCAACAACGGTTACGAGTTCGCCCTGGCCCTGCTCGGTGGCAGCCTCGCCGTCCTGATCGAAGGCGCCGGCAAGCTCTCGGTGGACCGCGCCATCGCCGGTTAA
- a CDS encoding transglycosylase SLT domain-containing protein, translating into MVRPSVLLLLCGSLLLPMTAVARLPGPLQAVPAAKVRDLSEIRSSRVLRVLVNQSRNSSGEVQGQAIGVEYHRLRAFEQYLNGHARDGQEITLKIIPKAKDQLLGALQRGEGDLVAPGELLELQPGFAVASSEPIASNVPLVLVGIKGERRYTKVEQLSGKTLALPTGSAAGEAVSQLNQKLALHKLAPIKIEWVDPTLAVEDVLEMVQGGIFHLTIVEQPIAERWGKILPKLRFDRQLMISEPGEEYWFVRRDASMLRASIDRFLGGYKKPSNEDAAFLRIYRRLYQVHYPLAKADRQRLEKLRPTLQKHADAQNMDWLNLAALAFKESALQPNARSGSGPTGLMQITPSAAQRVGVNNIQNLDANVQAGAKYLAMIRRKFFNSPKLNERERMAFTLAAYNIGPERVQGMRAEARRRGLNPNQWFFQVERIAMEQVGMGPVSYVNSVNKYYLAFDRERESLEPGAQKVVSRK; encoded by the coding sequence ATGGTTCGTCCCTCGGTTTTGCTCCTGTTGTGTGGATCGCTGCTGCTGCCGATGACGGCGGTCGCGCGCCTGCCCGGGCCGCTGCAAGCCGTGCCAGCGGCCAAGGTGCGTGACCTGTCCGAGATTCGCAGCAGCCGCGTGTTGCGTGTGCTGGTCAATCAGAGCCGCAACAGCTCCGGCGAAGTCCAGGGTCAGGCCATCGGCGTCGAATACCATCGTCTGCGCGCCTTCGAGCAATACCTCAACGGCCATGCCCGCGATGGTCAGGAGATCACTCTCAAAATCATTCCCAAAGCCAAGGATCAACTGCTCGGCGCCTTGCAGCGGGGCGAGGGCGATCTGGTCGCGCCGGGTGAATTGCTTGAACTGCAACCGGGCTTTGCTGTTGCCAGCAGCGAACCGATCGCCAGCAACGTGCCGCTGGTGTTGGTCGGGATCAAGGGCGAGCGACGCTACACCAAGGTCGAACAGCTCTCCGGCAAAACCCTGGCTTTGCCAACGGGGAGTGCGGCGGGGGAGGCGGTCAGTCAGCTCAACCAGAAACTGGCGTTGCACAAACTGGCGCCGATCAAGATCGAATGGGTCGATCCGACCCTGGCGGTTGAAGATGTGTTGGAGATGGTTCAGGGCGGGATTTTCCACCTGACCATCGTCGAGCAACCTATTGCCGAGCGTTGGGGCAAGATCCTGCCGAAGCTGCGTTTTGACCGGCAACTGATGATCAGCGAGCCGGGCGAGGAATACTGGTTCGTGCGCCGCGATGCTTCGATGCTGCGCGCGAGCATCGATCGCTTTCTCGGCGGTTACAAAAAGCCCTCCAATGAAGATGCCGCGTTTCTGCGCATTTATCGCCGGCTCTATCAAGTCCACTATCCATTGGCCAAGGCCGACCGCCAGCGTCTGGAAAAACTGCGCCCGACCCTGCAAAAGCATGCTGACGCGCAGAACATGGATTGGTTGAATCTGGCCGCGCTGGCGTTCAAGGAATCGGCGCTGCAACCCAATGCCCGCAGCGGCAGCGGCCCGACCGGGCTGATGCAGATCACCCCGTCCGCCGCGCAACGGGTCGGCGTGAATAACATTCAGAATCTCGATGCGAATGTGCAGGCCGGTGCCAAGTACCTGGCGATGATCCGCCGCAAGTTCTTCAACAGTCCCAAGCTCAATGAGCGCGAGCGCATGGCCTTCACGCTGGCGGCCTACAACATCGGCCCCGAGCGCGTGCAGGGCATGCGCGCTGAGGCCCGGCGGCGCGGGTTGAACCCTAATCAGTGGTTCTTTCAGGTCGAGCGCATCGCCATGGAGCAGGTAGGAATGGGGCCGGTCAGCTATGTTAATAGCGTGAACAAGTATTACTTGGCGTTCGACCGGGAGCGGGAGTCGTTGGAGCCCGGGGCGCAAAAAGTCGTCTCACGGAAATGA
- a CDS encoding TatD family hydrolase: protein MQLIDIGVNLTNPSFADKHQAVLDRAYAAGVCQLVLTGTSVEGSEQALALCQQLDDSGQRLFATAGIHPHSASDWNADSARRLRSLLQEKNVVAVGECGLDFNRDFSPRPQQEKVLEEHLALAVELQLPVFLHERDASQRLLEILKVFRDQLPAAVVHCFTGEQKALFSYLDLDLHIGITGWICDERRGTHLHPLVKEIKRGRLMLESDAPYLLPRTLRPKPKNGRNEPAYLTEVLREVALHRGETEEDLAAHTTACARAFYNLPTLA from the coding sequence ATGCAACTCATCGATATCGGCGTCAACCTGACCAACCCCAGTTTCGCCGACAAACACCAGGCCGTGCTCGACCGTGCCTATGCGGCCGGGGTCTGCCAACTGGTGCTGACCGGCACCAGCGTCGAAGGCAGCGAACAGGCTTTAGCGCTGTGCCAACAGCTGGATGACAGCGGTCAACGGCTGTTCGCCACCGCCGGTATTCACCCGCATTCGGCCAGTGACTGGAACGCTGACAGCGCCCGTCGTTTGCGCAGTCTGTTGCAAGAAAAAAACGTCGTCGCCGTGGGTGAATGCGGGCTGGATTTCAACCGTGATTTCTCGCCACGCCCGCAGCAGGAAAAAGTCCTCGAAGAGCATTTGGCGTTGGCCGTCGAACTGCAATTACCGGTGTTCCTGCACGAGCGCGATGCCAGCCAGCGGCTGTTGGAAATCCTCAAAGTCTTCCGCGATCAACTGCCCGCCGCTGTGGTGCATTGCTTCACCGGCGAGCAAAAGGCGTTGTTCAGCTACCTTGATCTGGATCTGCACATCGGTATCACTGGCTGGATCTGCGACGAGCGCCGCGGCACGCACTTGCATCCGCTGGTGAAAGAGATCAAACGCGGGCGCTTGATGCTGGAAAGCGACGCGCCGTATCTGCTGCCGCGCACGCTGCGACCGAAACCGAAGAACGGGCGCAATGAGCCGGCGTATCTGACTGAAGTGCTGCGTGAAGTGGCGTTGCATCGCGGCGAAACCGAGGAAGATCTGGCGGCGCACACCACCGCGTGTGCCCGCGCGTTCTACAACCTTCCGACATTGGCGTAA
- a CDS encoding methyl-accepting chemotaxis protein codes for MGAWLSNISLKYKFWAVNAVAFVTTLLLVLYAVQLEQQARSQASQASAQAQAQLLKAWPVGQPLPKADQVLTFKRGEAPRLNDQPLLEITDNNGWNEINHLPLFGDNPLLGAEVFSRADGQQVAVIAFGPSLTQVFSERFANYAVAVFILMFAMLCASQLLIRFLLSQLNTLKDVMLHVEKSGDLSARVPLAGKDEVGQMANAFNAMQAGYQRVVTTVANTARQLDVGAARLASSMNEVRHGMLGQQSETDQAATAINEMTATVYHIAQHAGATRDLSQTADGLAGSGQQVVARVQHSIAGLSSGVQQTAEMIQRLAEDSQKINGVVSVIHSIAEQTNLLALNAAIEAARAGEMGRGFAVVADEVRNLAKRVQTSTDEITTMVSALQAGTRDAVDFMQESSYKADDCVQQAQEAGAALAEITGAVAQMRESNTQIAVAAEQQSQVAEEMNRAVVSIRDVTENTVQQTVDSATTSNELATLAGELSRAIGQLKL; via the coding sequence ATGGGTGCCTGGCTTAGCAATATCTCGTTGAAATACAAATTCTGGGCGGTCAATGCAGTCGCCTTCGTCACCACCCTGTTGCTGGTACTGTACGCCGTGCAGCTCGAACAGCAGGCGCGCAGTCAGGCGTCTCAGGCCTCGGCGCAAGCCCAGGCGCAATTGCTCAAGGCCTGGCCGGTCGGGCAGCCATTGCCCAAAGCCGATCAGGTGCTGACCTTCAAACGCGGCGAAGCGCCTCGCCTGAATGATCAACCACTGCTGGAAATCACCGACAACAACGGCTGGAACGAAATCAATCACCTGCCGCTGTTCGGCGACAACCCGTTGCTGGGCGCCGAAGTGTTCAGCCGCGCCGATGGCCAGCAAGTCGCAGTGATTGCCTTTGGCCCGAGCCTGACCCAGGTGTTCAGCGAACGTTTTGCCAACTATGCGGTGGCCGTGTTCATTCTGATGTTCGCCATGCTGTGCGCCTCGCAGTTGCTGATCCGCTTCCTGCTCAGCCAGCTCAACACGCTGAAGGACGTGATGCTTCACGTGGAGAAAAGCGGCGATCTCTCGGCCCGAGTGCCGCTGGCCGGCAAAGACGAAGTCGGGCAGATGGCCAATGCGTTTAACGCGATGCAGGCCGGTTACCAGCGCGTTGTGACGACCGTCGCCAACACCGCACGGCAACTGGATGTGGGCGCGGCGCGACTGGCATCGAGCATGAACGAAGTGCGCCACGGCATGCTCGGTCAGCAGAGCGAAACCGATCAGGCCGCCACCGCGATCAACGAAATGACCGCCACGGTTTATCACATCGCCCAGCACGCCGGCGCCACCCGCGACTTGTCGCAGACCGCCGATGGCCTCGCCGGCAGCGGTCAGCAAGTGGTTGCCCGGGTGCAGCACTCGATTGCCGGGCTGTCCAGCGGTGTGCAGCAGACGGCCGAGATGATTCAACGGCTGGCCGAGGACAGTCAGAAGATCAACGGTGTGGTCAGCGTTATTCACAGCATTGCCGAGCAGACCAATCTGCTCGCCCTGAACGCCGCCATCGAGGCCGCCCGCGCCGGTGAAATGGGCCGGGGATTTGCCGTGGTCGCCGATGAAGTACGTAATCTGGCCAAACGCGTGCAGACCTCGACCGACGAGATCACCACGATGGTTTCGGCGTTGCAGGCCGGCACCCGCGACGCAGTGGATTTCATGCAAGAGAGTTCGTACAAAGCCGACGATTGCGTGCAGCAGGCGCAAGAGGCCGGCGCGGCGCTGGCGGAAATCACCGGCGCGGTGGCGCAGATGCGTGAGAGCAACACGCAGATTGCCGTGGCGGCGGAGCAGCAAAGCCAGGTCGCCGAGGAGATGAATCGGGCGGTGGTGAGCATTCGCGATGTGACCGAGAACACTGTGCAGCAAACCGTGGATTCGGCGACCACCAGTAATGAGTTGGCGACGTTGGCCGGGGAATTGAGCAGGGCAATCGGGCAGTTGAAGCTCTGA
- a CDS encoding Mpo1-like protein, translating into MGKRHPNLPAWQWRAYPGNHQHPTNLVLHLIAVPLFIVAFLLIVSGVFSLSLASVAIGVIGIVAALGLQRHGHSLEAQASEPFSDRKDAVSRLLVEQFLTFPRFFLSGGWWRAWRERHRRH; encoded by the coding sequence ATGGGCAAACGTCACCCCAATCTTCCCGCATGGCAATGGCGCGCGTACCCGGGTAATCATCAGCATCCGACCAATCTGGTGCTGCACCTGATTGCCGTGCCGTTGTTTATCGTCGCGTTTCTGCTGATCGTATCCGGGGTGTTCAGCCTGAGTCTGGCCAGCGTCGCCATCGGCGTGATCGGTATCGTTGCGGCGCTGGGTTTGCAGCGCCACGGCCACAGCCTGGAAGCGCAAGCCTCCGAGCCGTTCAGTGATCGTAAAGATGCCGTGTCGCGCTTACTGGTCGAGCAGTTCCTGACCTTTCCGCGGTTTTTTCTCAGTGGCGGCTGGTGGCGTGCCTGGCGTGAGCGCCACCGCCGGCATTGA
- a CDS encoding thioesterase family protein: MRFSDLLDAVRRQPELTIPAEWGQGRASFGGLVAALQYEAMRAKVPADRPVRSLAITFVGPVEPEVPVSFEVEMLREGKAVSQVMGRAMQNGQVVTIVQGSFGASRPSEVAVEAYPAPSMKHWDECQELPYIKGVTPEFMRHLAMRWSVGGMPFTGNQSRLMGGWVRLRGDVKEEPVNEAHLLALVDAWPPALLPYLKKPAPGSTLTWTIEFVQPLHDLSTLDWCQYLADIEYAADGYGHVAAKLWSAEGELIAMSRQTVTIFA, translated from the coding sequence ATGCGCTTTAGCGATCTGCTCGATGCGGTCCGCCGCCAACCGGAACTGACGATTCCTGCCGAATGGGGCCAGGGCCGTGCCAGTTTCGGTGGTCTGGTGGCGGCGCTGCAATACGAAGCCATGCGCGCGAAAGTGCCGGCGGATCGCCCGGTGCGTTCGCTGGCGATCACCTTTGTCGGCCCGGTCGAGCCTGAAGTCCCGGTGAGCTTTGAGGTGGAGATGCTGCGCGAAGGCAAAGCCGTCAGTCAGGTCATGGGCCGGGCAATGCAGAACGGCCAGGTGGTGACGATCGTTCAGGGCAGCTTCGGTGCATCGCGGCCTTCGGAAGTGGCAGTCGAAGCGTATCCGGCGCCGTCAATGAAACACTGGGACGAATGCCAGGAGTTGCCCTATATCAAAGGCGTGACCCCGGAGTTCATGCGTCATCTGGCAATGCGCTGGAGCGTCGGCGGCATGCCGTTCACTGGCAATCAATCGCGGCTGATGGGTGGCTGGGTGCGGTTGCGTGGCGATGTCAAAGAAGAACCGGTCAATGAGGCGCATCTGCTGGCCCTGGTGGACGCGTGGCCGCCCGCGCTGTTGCCGTACCTGAAGAAGCCCGCACCCGGCAGCACGCTGACCTGGACCATCGAATTCGTGCAGCCGCTACACGATTTGAGCACGCTGGACTGGTGCCAGTACCTCGCCGATATCGAGTACGCCGCCGACGGCTACGGCCATGTGGCCGCCAAATTGTGGAGCGCTGAAGGTGAACTGATTGCGATGAGTCGCCAGACGGTCACGATCTTCGCCTGA